The following proteins are encoded in a genomic region of Agromyces sp. CF514:
- a CDS encoding DUF4190 domain-containing protein — protein MSDPNLPNQSDPTPEVPAAPPAPPAPPAYTAPAAPAAPAAPAAPAYGAPAYDASAPAYGAPTPAKTNVLAIVSLVASLVGFFTGIGFLVGIVCGHISISQIKKTAEQGRGMAVAGLVIGYIGLVISIILTIVFIVLIAIAASYDSYSTY, from the coding sequence GTGAGCGATCCGAACCTTCCCAACCAGTCCGACCCGACGCCCGAGGTTCCGGCAGCGCCTCCCGCACCGCCTGCCCCGCCCGCGTACACGGCCCCCGCGGCTCCGGCTGCGCCCGCGGCTCCGGCTGCGCCCGCGTACGGCGCACCCGCCTACGACGCCTCGGCGCCCGCCTACGGCGCACCGACGCCGGCCAAGACCAACGTGCTCGCGATCGTCTCGCTCGTCGCCTCGCTCGTGGGCTTCTTCACGGGCATCGGCTTCCTCGTCGGCATCGTCTGCGGCCACATCTCGATCAGCCAGATCAAGAAGACCGCCGAGCAGGGCCGCGGCATGGCCGTCGCCGGCCTCGTGATCGGGTACATCGGCCTCGTGATCTCGATCATCCTCACGATCGTGTTCATCGTGCTCATCGCGATCGCGGCGTCGTACGACTCCTACAGCACGTACTGA
- a CDS encoding DUF4190 domain-containing protein — MSDPNPPADGADAKAPGGPDAAAAAPGAAASTPSEAAASTPDVPEVPSVPEVPGAPTTPAAPEPPAPPAPPAPPAPPAYGAPVAPPAAQPPYGGAPSAPPAYGAAVPPAAAPAYGAPAAAPAANAYQSGAPAKPTPVYSLISLIAGIVGLVGFFVVFIPFVGGIMQLLIPAAAVVLGFIGRKREPAAKGMWLTGIILGFVGVAIGLISLLFWAIIFASASNSVYYY; from the coding sequence ATGAGCGATCCGAACCCTCCGGCCGACGGGGCCGACGCGAAGGCCCCCGGCGGTCCCGACGCTGCGGCCGCGGCGCCCGGGGCCGCTGCATCCACGCCGTCCGAGGCTGCGGCGTCCACGCCCGACGTGCCCGAGGTTCCGAGCGTGCCAGAGGTTCCCGGCGCGCCGACGACGCCGGCTGCGCCCGAGCCTCCGGCGCCGCCCGCACCGCCGGCTCCGCCCGCACCGCCGGCCTACGGCGCGCCCGTGGCGCCGCCTGCCGCCCAGCCGCCCTACGGCGGCGCACCCTCGGCGCCTCCCGCCTACGGTGCAGCGGTGCCGCCCGCCGCGGCTCCCGCGTACGGTGCTCCGGCGGCGGCCCCGGCTGCCAACGCCTATCAGTCGGGTGCGCCCGCGAAGCCCACGCCCGTGTACAGCCTCATCTCGCTCATCGCGGGAATCGTGGGCCTCGTGGGCTTCTTCGTGGTGTTCATCCCCTTCGTCGGCGGCATCATGCAGCTGCTCATCCCGGCCGCCGCAGTCGTGCTCGGCTTCATCGGCCGCAAGCGCGAGCCCGCGGCGAAGGGCATGTGGCTCACCGGCATCATCCTCGGGTTCGTCGGCGTCGCGATCGGCCTCATCTCGTTGCTGTTCTGGGCGATCATCTTCGCCTCCGCGTCGAACTCGGTCTACTACTACTGA
- a CDS encoding DUF4190 domain-containing protein, which translates to MTDLPAEPPRPGPVPDASPEASGTEPARPPIDESALRAAAPSTDGVTLPMAVAPRQWDMPLDTGELRTVPTGQLLIVHRPEAFAEASEEVEEEETQRRVYSWVGAVLGVIGAAASLFVGWMLPLSIVAIIFGVLGLRREETGRTLAFVAIGTGVGGLVFSAVWIGYYAIVFGTLQI; encoded by the coding sequence GTGACCGACCTGCCCGCTGAACCACCGCGACCCGGTCCGGTCCCGGATGCCTCGCCCGAGGCATCCGGGACCGAACCGGCGCGGCCGCCCATCGACGAGTCGGCGCTCCGGGCCGCCGCGCCGTCGACCGATGGGGTGACCCTGCCGATGGCCGTCGCGCCGCGCCAGTGGGACATGCCGCTCGACACCGGTGAGCTGCGCACCGTCCCGACGGGTCAGCTGCTCATCGTGCACCGACCCGAGGCGTTCGCCGAGGCATCCGAAGAGGTCGAAGAAGAGGAGACCCAGCGGCGGGTCTACAGCTGGGTCGGTGCCGTCCTGGGCGTGATCGGCGCGGCGGCTTCGCTCTTCGTCGGGTGGATGCTGCCCCTCTCGATCGTCGCGATCATCTTCGGCGTGCTCGGTCTGCGGCGCGAGGAGACGGGGCGCACGCTCGCGTTCGTCGCGATCGGCACCGGAGTCGGCGGACTCGTGTTCTCGGCCGTCTGGATCGGCTACTACGCGATCGTGTTCGGCACGCTTCAGATCTGA
- a CDS encoding SAM-dependent methyltransferase: MDRSELVELLSPEGLRLLDSLPEWHAKTDIVAVVSDLRRQGHSPSLVAAVLTQSKLRAKARGKFGEFAERMLFTEAGLEQATRLQVAALHAGRFARAGIRHVADLGCGIGGDSLALSAVDLEVTAAEADEVTATIAAFNLAPFEQARVLHTTAEEVHLGGIGGAWLDPARRVTSGGRTRRLADAADYTPSLDFAFGLADRMAVGVKLGPGTDRGVIPAGAEAQWVSVGGDVVELGVWFGQVARPGIRRAALVVGERGADELTAAADSEDAPVGPLGEYLYEPDGAVIRARLIGDLARAHGAWMLSEGIAYLTGDTAFDSPFAQGFRVIERLPVDERQLRQALRARSIGTLEIKKRGIDVDPAVLRTKLKLQGEASATLVLTREEGRHVALLVERLPRGGAQI, encoded by the coding sequence GTGGACCGCTCCGAGCTCGTCGAACTCCTCTCTCCCGAAGGGCTGCGACTGCTCGACTCGCTGCCCGAATGGCACGCCAAGACCGACATCGTCGCCGTCGTGTCCGACCTGCGGCGCCAGGGCCACTCCCCCTCGCTCGTGGCCGCGGTGCTCACGCAGTCCAAGCTCCGCGCCAAGGCCCGCGGCAAGTTCGGCGAGTTCGCCGAGCGCATGCTCTTCACCGAGGCGGGCCTCGAACAGGCCACCAGGCTGCAGGTGGCCGCCCTGCACGCGGGTCGGTTCGCCCGCGCAGGCATCCGTCACGTCGCCGACCTCGGCTGCGGCATCGGCGGCGACTCGCTCGCGCTCTCCGCCGTCGACCTCGAGGTCACCGCCGCCGAGGCCGACGAGGTCACCGCGACGATCGCCGCGTTCAACCTGGCCCCCTTCGAGCAGGCGCGCGTGCTGCACACCACCGCCGAAGAGGTGCACCTCGGCGGCATCGGCGGCGCGTGGCTCGACCCCGCGCGTCGGGTCACGAGCGGCGGGCGCACGCGCAGGCTCGCGGATGCCGCGGACTACACGCCGAGCCTCGACTTCGCGTTCGGACTGGCCGACCGCATGGCCGTCGGGGTCAAGCTCGGCCCCGGCACCGATCGCGGCGTGATCCCGGCCGGCGCCGAGGCGCAGTGGGTCTCGGTCGGCGGCGACGTCGTCGAGCTCGGGGTCTGGTTCGGCCAGGTCGCGCGCCCCGGCATCCGCCGCGCGGCGCTCGTCGTCGGCGAGCGCGGCGCCGACGAGCTCACCGCCGCCGCCGACAGCGAGGACGCACCCGTCGGACCGCTCGGCGAGTACCTCTACGAGCCCGACGGGGCCGTGATCCGCGCCCGGCTCATCGGCGACCTCGCGCGCGCGCACGGCGCGTGGATGCTCTCGGAGGGCATCGCGTACCTCACGGGCGACACCGCGTTCGACTCCCCGTTCGCGCAGGGATTCCGGGTGATCGAGCGCCTGCCGGTCGATGAACGCCAACTGCGACAGGCGCTGCGCGCGCGCAGCATCGGCACGCTCGAGATCAAGAAGCGCGGCATCGACGTCGACCCCGCGGTGCTTCGCACGAAGCTCAAGCTGCAGGGCGAGGCATCCGCGACGCTCGTGCTGACCCGTGAAGAGGGGCGCCACGTGGCACTGCTCGTCGAGCGGCTGCCCCGCGGCGGCGCTCAGATCTGA
- the groES gene encoding co-chaperone GroES: MSVSIKPLEDRIVIKQVEAEQTTASGLVIPDTAKEKPQEGEVVAVGPGRIDDNGNRVPLDVAVGDKVIYSKYGGTEVKFGGEDFLVLSARDVLAVVVR, translated from the coding sequence GTGTCGGTTTCCATCAAGCCGCTCGAGGATCGCATCGTCATCAAGCAGGTCGAGGCCGAGCAGACCACCGCTTCCGGTCTGGTCATCCCCGACACCGCCAAGGAGAAGCCCCAGGAGGGCGAGGTCGTGGCAGTGGGCCCCGGCCGCATCGACGACAACGGCAACCGCGTTCCGCTCGACGTCGCCGTCGGCGACAAGGTGATCTACTCGAAGTACGGCGGCACCGAGGTCAAGTTCGGCGGCGAGGACTTCCTCGTGCTGTCGGCTCGCGACGTGCTCGCGGTCGTCGTCCGCTAG
- the rarD gene encoding EamA family transporter RarD, translated as MADTASTGSGLSRPGLAYAIGSYVLWGFLPIYFIALAPSGPFEIVGWRVVLSLVFCALLLTATRAWRPFVALLGDRRIVLTMGLAGALIYVNWQTYVYATVSGQVVEAALGYFINPIVTVFLGVLVLRERLNTTQWVAVGISIVAVVVLAIGYGQLPWIALVLAFSFGTYGLIKKRVGPKVDAVSGLTLETAWLTPIAAVILIVVGSTTGLTLGSSGTWHAVLLLCAGAATAVPLLLFAAAARRLPLIYMGFIQYFAPFIQFIVGVVVLQEPMPAERWVGFGLVWLALVVLTFDLVRGARAARRQVVDLT; from the coding sequence ATCGCCGACACCGCCTCGACGGGCAGCGGGCTCAGCCGGCCCGGCCTCGCATACGCGATCGGCTCGTACGTGCTCTGGGGGTTCCTGCCGATCTACTTCATCGCGCTCGCGCCGTCCGGGCCGTTCGAGATCGTCGGATGGCGCGTCGTGCTCTCGCTCGTCTTCTGCGCGCTGCTGCTCACCGCGACGCGCGCGTGGCGGCCGTTCGTCGCGCTGCTCGGCGACCGGCGCATCGTGCTCACCATGGGCCTCGCCGGTGCGCTCATCTACGTCAACTGGCAGACCTACGTCTACGCGACCGTCTCCGGCCAGGTGGTCGAAGCGGCGCTGGGCTACTTCATCAACCCGATCGTCACGGTGTTCCTGGGCGTGCTCGTGCTGCGCGAACGCCTGAACACGACCCAGTGGGTCGCGGTCGGCATCTCGATCGTCGCGGTCGTGGTGCTCGCCATCGGCTACGGCCAACTGCCGTGGATCGCGCTCGTGCTCGCGTTCTCGTTCGGCACGTACGGACTCATCAAGAAGCGCGTGGGCCCGAAGGTCGACGCCGTTTCGGGGCTCACGCTCGAGACGGCCTGGCTCACTCCGATCGCCGCCGTCATCCTCATCGTGGTCGGCTCGACGACGGGCCTCACCCTCGGCAGCTCGGGCACGTGGCATGCGGTGCTCCTGCTCTGCGCTGGAGCGGCCACCGCGGTGCCGCTGCTCCTGTTCGCGGCGGCGGCCCGCCGCCTGCCGCTCATCTACATGGGGTTCATCCAGTACTTCGCCCCCTTCATCCAGTTCATCGTCGGCGTCGTGGTGCTGCAGGAGCCGATGCCCGCCGAACGCTGGGTGGGCTTCGGACTCGTCTGGCTCGCGCTCGTCGTGCTGACCTTCGACCTCGTGCGCGGTGCGCGCGCGGCGAGGCGCCAGGTCGTCGACCTGACCTGA
- a CDS encoding ABC transporter substrate-binding protein: MSVFGTSRPARSRGKVWAGVAVAATSALLLSACASGETDSGSDGGSGQRDELALTIGTALPQTGNLAFLGPPEEAGVAYATSQINAATADTGLTLDVVYGDSGDTDNKAYETEIPRLLGEDVSAIIGAASSGTSLQFIDQVVGAGVIQFSPANTSDAFTTYDDNGLYFRTAPSDVLQGEVLGNLIAEDGNQTLGLIVLNDSYGTGLAKYITEAFEAAGGEVVAAPTYNTGDTTFDAQVSEVLAADPDAIALVTFDEVSTILPSLFGAFPADKLYFVDGNLKNFADAFPAGSLTGAKGTLPGLTIDSISDFTGELDAFLEEEGTPALEDYSYAAESFDATVLLALASLAANSTDPADIAEKLIEVSGGSGDGEKCSTYAECADIIVGGGTADYDGISGPITFDEVGDPTEASIGIYQYGDDNNYVAYEG; encoded by the coding sequence ATGAGCGTATTCGGCACGTCCCGACCCGCTCGTTCGCGCGGCAAGGTCTGGGCAGGGGTCGCGGTCGCCGCGACGAGCGCCCTCCTCCTCTCCGCCTGCGCGAGCGGCGAGACCGATTCCGGATCGGACGGCGGCTCGGGCCAGCGCGACGAGCTGGCCCTCACCATCGGCACGGCCCTGCCCCAGACCGGCAACCTGGCCTTCCTCGGCCCGCCCGAAGAGGCCGGCGTCGCCTACGCGACGTCGCAGATCAACGCCGCGACGGCCGACACCGGGCTGACCCTCGACGTCGTCTACGGCGACTCGGGCGACACCGACAACAAGGCCTACGAGACCGAGATTCCCCGCCTCCTCGGCGAAGACGTCTCCGCCATCATCGGCGCCGCGTCGTCGGGCACCTCGCTCCAGTTCATCGACCAGGTCGTCGGTGCGGGCGTCATCCAGTTCTCGCCGGCGAACACGTCCGACGCGTTCACCACGTACGACGACAACGGCCTGTACTTCCGTACGGCTCCGTCCGACGTGCTCCAGGGCGAGGTCCTCGGCAACCTGATCGCCGAAGACGGCAACCAGACGCTCGGCCTCATCGTGCTGAACGACTCGTACGGCACCGGCCTCGCGAAGTACATCACCGAGGCCTTCGAGGCCGCCGGTGGCGAGGTCGTCGCAGCACCCACGTACAACACGGGTGACACGACGTTCGACGCACAGGTCAGCGAGGTCCTCGCGGCCGACCCCGACGCCATCGCACTGGTGACGTTCGACGAGGTCTCGACCATCCTCCCCAGCCTCTTCGGGGCGTTCCCGGCCGACAAGCTCTACTTCGTCGACGGCAACCTGAAGAACTTCGCCGACGCGTTCCCCGCCGGCTCCCTCACGGGCGCCAAGGGCACGCTGCCGGGTCTGACGATCGACTCGATCTCGGACTTCACCGGTGAGCTCGACGCGTTCCTCGAAGAAGAAGGCACCCCGGCACTCGAGGACTACAGCTACGCTGCCGAGTCCTTCGACGCCACGGTGCTGCTGGCCCTCGCATCGCTCGCTGCGAACTCGACCGACCCGGCCGACATCGCAGAGAAGCTCATCGAGGTCTCCGGCGGCTCGGGCGACGGCGAGAAGTGCTCCACGTACGCAGAGTGCGCGGACATCATCGTCGGTGGCGGCACGGCCGACTACGACGGCATCTCGGGCCCGATCACCTTCGACGAGGTCGGCGACCCGACCGAGGCGTCGATCGGCATCTACCAGTACGGCGACGACAACAACTACGTCGCGTACGAGGGCTGA
- a CDS encoding ABC transporter ATP-binding protein produces the protein MSNATATSTPVVFIDDVHAGYLPGVNILNGCSLVAEQGELIGIIGPNGAGKSTLLKAIFGQVNIRQGTVSLEGEDITGLKANKLVARGVGFIPQTNNVFPSLTIEENLQMGLFQAPGMYKERLEFVTGIFSELGKRLKQRAGSLSGGERQMVAMSRALMMDPKVLLLDEPSAGLSPVRQDEAFIRVSEINKAGVTCIMVEQNARRCLQICDRGYVLDQGRDAYTGTGRELLNDPKVTELYLGTLGK, from the coding sequence GTGAGCAACGCGACTGCGACCAGCACGCCCGTCGTCTTCATCGACGACGTGCACGCCGGCTACCTGCCCGGGGTCAACATCCTGAACGGATGCTCCCTCGTCGCCGAACAGGGCGAGCTCATCGGCATCATCGGCCCGAACGGCGCCGGCAAGTCGACGCTGCTCAAGGCGATCTTCGGCCAGGTCAACATCCGACAGGGCACGGTCTCGCTCGAGGGCGAGGACATCACGGGCCTCAAGGCGAACAAGCTGGTGGCACGAGGCGTCGGGTTCATCCCCCAGACGAACAACGTGTTCCCGAGCCTGACCATCGAGGAGAACCTGCAGATGGGGCTCTTCCAGGCCCCCGGCATGTACAAGGAACGCCTCGAGTTCGTCACGGGCATCTTCTCGGAGCTCGGCAAGCGCCTGAAGCAGCGCGCCGGGTCGCTCTCGGGCGGTGAGCGCCAGATGGTCGCCATGAGCCGCGCGCTCATGATGGACCCGAAGGTGCTGCTGCTCGACGAGCCCTCGGCCGGCCTGTCGCCCGTGCGACAGGACGAGGCGTTCATCCGGGTGTCCGAGATCAACAAGGCGGGCGTGACCTGCATCATGGTCGAGCAGAACGCTCGTCGATGCCTGCAGATCTGCGACCGCGGCTATGTGCTCGACCAGGGCCGCGACGCCTACACGGGCACCGGTCGTGAACTGCTGAACGACCCGAAGGTCACCGAGCTCTACCTCGGAACACTCGGCAAGTAG
- a CDS encoding ABC transporter ATP-binding protein, producing MHVGDAKPGVAKVDPIIVVDGVRRTFGGLTAVDVEHLEIPRGVITALIGPNGAGKTTLFNLLTGFDKPNEGAWTFDGRSISGVPAFKMARMGQVRTFQLTKALGLLTVLDNMKLGAKGQRGERFWQSLIPAAWRGQDTQIEKRAMELLAKFKLDTKAPDFAASLSGGQRKLLEMARALMSEPKLVMLDEPMAGVNPALTQSLLDHILDLKDEGMTVLFVEHDMHMVRHIADWVVVMAEGRVVAEGDPYTVMQDPAVIDAYLGAHQELDLGVVTGRVTAEEADPTTDASASVSVDAEDLANAGIAEAEAEFGADSKEKDQ from the coding sequence CTGCACGTCGGAGACGCCAAGCCCGGCGTGGCCAAGGTCGACCCGATCATCGTGGTCGACGGCGTGCGCCGCACCTTCGGCGGCCTCACGGCCGTCGACGTCGAGCACCTCGAGATCCCGCGAGGGGTCATCACGGCCCTCATCGGCCCGAACGGCGCCGGAAAGACCACGCTGTTCAACCTGTTAACCGGGTTCGACAAGCCCAATGAGGGCGCCTGGACCTTCGACGGCCGCTCGATCTCGGGCGTGCCCGCGTTCAAGATGGCCCGAATGGGCCAGGTGCGCACGTTCCAGCTGACCAAGGCCCTCGGCCTGCTCACGGTGCTCGACAACATGAAGCTCGGCGCCAAGGGCCAGCGCGGAGAACGGTTCTGGCAGAGCCTGATCCCTGCAGCCTGGCGCGGGCAGGACACCCAGATCGAGAAGCGCGCGATGGAGCTGCTCGCCAAGTTCAAGCTCGACACGAAGGCCCCCGACTTCGCCGCGAGCCTGTCGGGCGGTCAGCGCAAGCTGCTCGAGATGGCGCGGGCGCTCATGAGCGAGCCCAAGCTCGTGATGCTCGACGAGCCGATGGCCGGCGTCAACCCGGCGCTCACGCAGTCGCTGCTCGACCACATCCTCGATCTGAAGGACGAGGGCATGACCGTGCTCTTCGTCGAGCACGACATGCACATGGTCCGCCACATCGCGGACTGGGTCGTCGTCATGGCCGAGGGCCGCGTGGTCGCCGAAGGCGACCCGTACACCGTCATGCAGGATCCCGCCGTCATCGACGCCTACCTCGGTGCGCACCAGGAGCTCGACCTCGGCGTCGTGACCGGTCGTGTGACCGCAGAGGAGGCCGACCCGACGACGGATGCCTCCGCATCCGTGTCGGTCGACGCGGAAGACCTCGCGAACGCGGGCATCGCCGAGGCCGAGGCGGAGTTCGGAGCCGACAGCAAGGAGAAGGACCAGTGA
- a CDS encoding branched-chain amino acid ABC transporter permease, translated as MDWIQIFSNTASSILSPATIGYALAALGLAVHFGYAGLLNMGIAGFMAIGAYGYAISILTFDLPWWLAAMIGLAAAAVFALILGVPTLRLRGDYLAIVTIAAAEVVRLLFLTTAFDEVTGSADGLSGYHQSFRASNPIPEGTYGFGPWVYNANDWWVRILGLATLAIAVLVVWMLMRSPWGRVLKGIREDEDAVRALGKNAFAYKLQALVLGGVLAAAGGIVYALPSAVSPGVYVTSLTFFVWTALLLGGAATVFGPLLGSLIFWVLQTFLSNFLPALVQAGVLPFMTQIQAGTLRFILVGVALMLLVIFMPQGLLGNKKELTFVK; from the coding sequence ATGGACTGGATTCAGATCTTCTCCAATACGGCATCGTCGATCCTCAGCCCCGCCACGATCGGCTACGCACTGGCGGCCCTCGGCCTCGCGGTGCACTTCGGATACGCCGGCCTGCTCAACATGGGCATCGCGGGCTTCATGGCCATCGGCGCCTACGGCTACGCGATCTCGATTCTGACGTTCGACCTGCCCTGGTGGCTGGCGGCGATGATCGGCCTGGCGGCTGCCGCGGTGTTCGCCCTCATCCTCGGTGTGCCGACCCTGCGACTGCGAGGCGACTACCTCGCGATCGTGACGATCGCGGCGGCCGAGGTCGTCAGGCTCCTGTTCCTGACGACGGCGTTCGACGAGGTCACGGGTTCCGCCGACGGACTCAGCGGCTACCACCAGAGCTTCCGCGCCTCGAACCCGATCCCCGAAGGCACGTACGGGTTCGGCCCGTGGGTCTACAACGCGAACGACTGGTGGGTCCGCATCCTCGGCCTGGCCACGCTCGCGATCGCCGTGCTCGTCGTCTGGATGCTCATGCGCAGTCCCTGGGGCCGCGTGCTCAAGGGCATCCGCGAAGACGAAGACGCCGTGCGCGCCCTCGGCAAGAACGCATTCGCCTACAAGCTGCAGGCGCTCGTGCTCGGCGGTGTCCTCGCCGCAGCGGGCGGCATCGTCTACGCGCTGCCCTCCGCGGTCAGCCCCGGCGTCTACGTGACCTCGCTCACGTTCTTCGTCTGGACGGCCCTGCTGCTGGGCGGCGCGGCGACGGTCTTCGGCCCGCTGCTCGGCTCGCTCATCTTCTGGGTCCTGCAGACCTTCCTCAGCAACTTCCTGCCCGCACTCGTGCAGGCCGGCGTGCTGCCGTTCATGACGCAGATCCAGGCGGGCACGCTGCGCTTCATCCTCGTGGGTGTCGCGCTGATGCTGCTCGTGATCTTCATGCCGCAGGGCCTCCTCGGCAACAAGAAGGAGCTGACCTTTGTCAAGTGA
- a CDS encoding branched-chain amino acid ABC transporter permease, which yields MIRLIGVFLAVVAVLLGVLALSASPAMAAEGDPYRISGNVQLDGEPLEGVKLTIDGPGGEQEVETDENGQWKVSVPEKDDYTVTLDEDTLPEGIAVVDPEDDSPNEKEVTVGAGGRVTVNFFIGEGERNVTSIWDQFIQRFVQGINFGLMLALAAVGLSLVFGTTGISNFAHGEMVTFGAVAASFLVSAGSMALPLWIGLPLAVVLSAGLGLLLDVILWRPLRRKRVGVVQLMIVSIGLSLAMRYTFQFFIGGGTTQLPYATAPKMSFGPIQLSGIDIASIAISIIVIVGFAIWLTSSRLGKATRAISDNPSLASASGIDVDHVVRVVWIIAGALAGLAGILYAYYRPGIKWDMGAQVLLLMFAAVTLGGLGTAYGALIGSLIVGVIVEVSGLWIPDDLKYAGALVILIVILLFRPQGILGRRERIG from the coding sequence ATGATCCGACTGATCGGCGTGTTCCTCGCCGTCGTCGCGGTCCTGCTCGGCGTCCTCGCACTGTCCGCATCACCGGCCATGGCCGCCGAGGGCGATCCGTATCGCATCAGCGGCAACGTCCAACTCGACGGAGAGCCGCTCGAAGGCGTGAAGCTCACGATCGACGGTCCGGGCGGTGAGCAAGAGGTCGAGACCGACGAGAACGGCCAGTGGAAGGTGAGCGTCCCCGAGAAGGACGACTACACCGTGACGCTCGACGAGGACACCCTGCCCGAGGGCATCGCGGTCGTCGACCCCGAAGACGACAGCCCGAACGAGAAGGAGGTCACGGTGGGCGCCGGTGGGCGCGTGACCGTCAACTTCTTCATCGGCGAGGGCGAGCGCAACGTCACGAGCATCTGGGACCAGTTCATCCAGCGCTTCGTGCAGGGCATCAACTTCGGCCTGATGCTCGCACTCGCGGCGGTCGGCCTCTCGCTCGTGTTCGGCACGACGGGCATCTCCAACTTCGCGCACGGCGAGATGGTCACGTTCGGCGCGGTCGCGGCGTCCTTCCTGGTGAGCGCGGGGTCCATGGCGCTGCCGCTCTGGATCGGCCTCCCGCTCGCCGTCGTCCTGAGCGCGGGTCTCGGGCTCCTGCTCGACGTGATCCTGTGGCGACCACTGCGGCGCAAGCGCGTCGGCGTCGTGCAGCTCATGATCGTGAGCATCGGCCTCTCGCTCGCCATGCGCTACACCTTCCAGTTCTTCATCGGCGGCGGCACGACCCAGCTGCCCTACGCGACGGCACCGAAGATGTCGTTCGGACCGATCCAGCTGAGCGGCATCGACATCGCGTCGATCGCGATCTCGATCATCGTGATCGTCGGCTTCGCGATCTGGCTCACGAGCTCCCGGCTCGGCAAGGCCACGCGCGCCATCAGCGACAACCCGTCCCTCGCATCGGCATCCGGCATCGACGTCGACCACGTCGTGCGCGTGGTCTGGATCATCGCAGGCGCGCTCGCGGGCCTCGCCGGCATCCTGTACGCGTACTACCGACCGGGCATCAAGTGGGACATGGGCGCGCAGGTGCTGCTGCTCATGTTCGCCGCGGTCACCCTCGGCGGTCTCGGCACGGCTTATGGCGCCCTCATCGGCTCGCTCATCGTGGGCGTGATCGTCGAGGTGTCCGGCCTCTGGATCCCCGACGACCTCAAGTACGCGGGTGCTCTCGTCATCCTCATCGTCATCCTGCTGTTCCGGCCACAGGGCATCCTGGGCCGACGAGAGAGAATCGGTTAG